GGCGTCGAGGAGAAGGGCAAGATTCCCGGCGCCGTCTTCGGCGACCGGAAGATGCTCGAGGCGCTGGAAGAGCGCCGCGCGATCCGCTGACAATTCCCGGCGGCCCGGAGTAGAATCCGGTTCTCGTTCCATGCTCGAATCCGTCGAATCTCCGTCCGCTCTCCCGCAGAACGTCGAAGCGGAGCGTGCCGTGCTGGGCGCGGTCCTGATCGACAACCTCGCGCTGGCCGTGATCTCGCCGATCCTCAAGGAATCGGACTTCTTCCTCGACACGCACCGCCGGATCTGGACCGCGATCGGCGAACTCGCCGCCCGTTCCGCGCCGATCGACCTCGTGACGGTGCGCGACGAGATCGCCCGAATGGGGGCGATCGACCGCGTCGGCGGACCGGCGTATCTGGCGTCGCTGGTCGACGGCATTCCGGACGTCGCCAACGCCGAGCACTACGCGCGAATCGTCAAGGAGAAATCGACGCTTCGCCGGCTGATCGCGCTCGGGCAGAAGATCACGCGCGACGGCGCCGTCGCCGACCGCGCGGCCGACGACGTGATCGGGGATGCGGCATCGGAGATCTTCGACATCGCGCAGGACACCGCGCGCGGCGGCTTCGTGCCGCTCGGCGAGGTCGCCGAGCACAACCTGGCGGTCCTCGAGGAGGCGCGCGGCCGCCAGGGGATGCTGACCGGGCTCCCGACGGGGTTCCGGGACCTCGACCGGCTGACCTCGGGTCTGCAGACCTCCGAGCTCATCATCCTCGCGGCGCGGCCGTCGGTCGGCAAGACCTCCTTCGCCCTGAACGTCGCGCAGCACGTCGCGATCCGCGAGGCGCGGTCGGTCGGGTTCTTCTCGCTCGAGATGTCGAAGGAGGCGCTGGGGCTTCGCGTGCTCTGCTCCGAAGCGGAGGTCAACGCCAAGAAGGTCCGCGACGGTTTCGGATCGGACACCGACTTTCGGCAGCTCGTCCTCGCCCAGACGCGGATCGCGGGCGCGCGCTTCTTCATCGACGACACCTCGGCGCTGAGCGTGCCGGAAATGCGCGCGAAGTGTCAGCGCC
This Thermoanaerobaculia bacterium DNA region includes the following protein-coding sequences:
- the dnaB gene encoding replicative DNA helicase; the protein is MLESVESPSALPQNVEAERAVLGAVLIDNLALAVISPILKESDFFLDTHRRIWTAIGELAARSAPIDLVTVRDEIARMGAIDRVGGPAYLASLVDGIPDVANAEHYARIVKEKSTLRRLIALGQKITRDGAVADRAADDVIGDAASEIFDIAQDTARGGFVPLGEVAEHNLAVLEEARGRQGMLTGLPTGFRDLDRLTSGLQTSELIILAARPSVGKTSFALNVAQHVAIREARSVGFFSLEMSKEALGLRVLCSEAEVNAKKVRDGFGSDTDFRQLVLAQTRIAGARFFIDDTSALSVPEMRAKCQRLKREHGLDLVVVDYLQLMAGHGRIENRTQEVSQISRGLKLLAKDLRVPVIALSQLSRQSERRTGEQKKPQLADLRDSGSIEQDADVVIFLYREEMYDRETERKNLADVIIAKQRNGPTDEFEMVFLHEQTTFRTYERFAEPQL